ACGCGGGGAAAATACTTAGATCTAGCAAATCGATCGACAACTTCGTCGAATCTCATCGAACGTGTCGGtcgttcgtcgaacacaaccAGAGAACGTGTCGATTCTGTACGAAATCGGTGTCATTTACAACAAATAGGGTGAGACAATGGTCATTGTTTATACCTTTGTTTCTGACATATTTCcatttagtatttttatttcgttaaattccCGTTATTCAAGAGAAATAGGGCGAGGCAATGATCACACATTAAACCTTCGTTTctcaaattcttttatttggtatttttattctgttaAATTCGTATCATTAACAATGATCGTATTTTGAACGTTCGTTTCTTAAATTCTTCGATttagcatttttattttattaactatACTTGGTACGTAATTTCGTCAAAATATAACGCGTCTCGAGGTTTAGTTTCGTTGGGAATTATACAAACATACACTGAGAGTTATACAACTAGAAATACCGAAACAATTCGGTataggaaattgaaattttgacaAGGTTTCGATTCTCGAAACTAAATTAATGGAGTCGCAATTGTCAGAACAATATTTCGACATTACCAGGTTCAGTTTCTGATGTTGCATAATGAGCAGCTAGTAGCAAGGATGGGCCGTCTGACACGCGATTTGGAGTTAACGGAAGCGGCtgtaaaaagtgaaaaaatggCACAGGCAGTGTTGACAAGGAGGTTGCAGGCTTACGAGACGTTCGTCGCGGATATGTTCAAGTGCTTAAATCTAAGAGGAACCGTGAAGATTCTGGATAAAACGGGGCATGAGGTGttaatctaatttttaatcttttttcactttgtattaattttttcattgctTCTATTCCGATTCGATTAATCGAAAATGATATGTTAAAGCAATTGAACacgcaaatataatataatatcgaataacgcGACGGTGACTGGCGCCAGTAATCTGATTTCTTCTTCATTAGAATGTAAAACAGATTAAGTGATAAACCGTGTAGGGTTCTATCAAGTGGAGAATGTTAAACTATTGGTGCAGTTAATACAGCTAAATCATTTGCGAGCAAACTTTCATTCTTCTGCTTATTAAAATGAACAAATAATGGTTATTATCGATTTAGATCATCGTACAAAAAGTAAAACCAAAGAACTTACCGCCGATGCGTGACGAGACAGGTGACAAGCCTGTCCCTATTCTGGAAGTCCCAATGTTGAATCAATCTTCCGAACTTAAAGAGTGCAACGATGGATCAACGACGAATATAAATGAGATGGAGAAAGTTCCTCGAGTATCGGTAAGATTTATTTCACACAAAATATTGTTACAAAATTATGagaaattaatatgaaaaattcttaaCGATAGaatcagaaaataattatacatataaaataacaattttcgtAGAATTTGTGCGAAACAGAGGATAACGAAGAACGCGTAGctctcaaatatttcaaagacgATGGATTCTCTGTGAAAAAAGAACagaacgagaacgagaaaaattttgaaattactttATCCGTAGAAGAGGGACAGCCTCAGTTGGATAAGGAAATCTTGATATCGGAGGCACCGATTAAGAAGGATCGTGAGGAACAATGGTAAGGAAAGGGTTGAACCGCAGATTGCAAATCCAGCAGCGTgttgtttaataattccagCGATTCTTACGTAACGAAAGAGGCCACGGGCACAACAAACCAACGAGGAGATGAAATATGCACAGTCAACTGTAAGATCGAACAGCCTAACGGTGTCGAGGACGAATTGGAAGACGGAAAAAACATTGTCTATGACGATAAAAAAATCGTGAAAGAGCTCGATTCCTTGATAACCGGAGATTCTTCAAAATGCTGCTGTGACTGTCATTTAAACATGTCGAAAACGTGTAGCTCGAACAAGAGGTTTGATAACGGTAACGTAAATGGTACGGTATATGAGTAACGTTtattatacgtacgtatattgACAACGATATTgtatgaattttcattttattgatTTGTCTTTTTAAAGAATGGGCGCTTCAATGTGAATGTGACTTGAAAGTGTCGGATAGGATGTATCAGATGATTGATAATTACGCGGAGAACCAGTGCACTACGAGGGAAGCGACGAAGGGTGGTTTGTCCGCGATTCTGATTAAGGGTAGAAATACGAAATTTGCTGTTATCAAGTAATGACTGTTTTCATATTAATTAACATGCGAATCTTTCAATCGCTGAAATTCAAGTGCCAAGCTTCaagtttaaaatttcttagtCTCAAATTTTCACAGGGTGGTCCACCTAACTTTACTATTTCCAATATCTTGCTTGTTCttagtaatattaaaagatgttTGAGGTATAAGTCGAATGATTTAAAGGTTTAAAAATGGTTCAAAGAATTAATATTGTCGAAAGCAAACGAGATATTCTAGATGATAAGAGTAGATGGGCTACCCTGTATAAACGAATTCTTATGAATTATTTCTTAGTGATTTTTAAATacggaattaaaaatttcacgtgTCATATTGTAAGATAAGTAGGAGAAttcttaaaattacttttcaatgaatttcaaattttatataaatatcacaCCATAAGGTACATAAACGAATtcccaaaatatttttcagtggACTTACACCAACACACGAGAGAAAAGCCCCTATATTATAAGAAAACAAACGCATCATAGCATGAATCACAGCCGTAAATACATGTTGCAGGTATTAACGTACAAAATCAAATGGATTCTCAACAGCGAGATCACTCTTGCGATATCTATCATCGTTGTCGTCTTAATTTGCCTTGCTTCAAGCAATGATTTAGCTGGCGCTATCGATGTAAATAATGAAACGTGTAATCCTGAGGATGATCGTCATTAATTGTTACATTCATATCAAATTAAGTAAAAGACTACATCTACCTTCTGTAATGTTTTGTATTATACTCTATATAATAAATCTGTTCTAACGAAACCGTATTAATTAAACACAAATCTTTATAATTCACCTTGAAAACGTTCTTATGCATTTGCATTACTTTCCAATGTATCGTATTTCAAACCATTTTTAGATAAAACgcttattagaaaaaaaaagaagaaaaaaaagaaaacgataaatattcgTAGAGTTAAACAAGATAACAATTCGAAGCTAGTACTCTGTTTCGTAATCTACTAACGCTAATGTTTTCGTTGCAATTGCCCATGAAACgagtttaatatatttcaggATTATTTGCAGCGTGATTTTTTTTACAGTATCTCAACGCTAATGTGACAGGAAAATGTGCAGGAAGTTGAGGCGCTTCTGTCCGCGAGCACGTGTACCTCTACGtcgaaacgtttgaaaaaCTGACTAAATATAGAATAGCAGCGGCGCTATTGTTAGGTTCAACACGTTTTCGTATCTTCGAGTTTCTCCTTCGACTCCGCTCTCGTACGGTCGTCATGGGACTTTCAGTGGATTTACGACGCCAGGAAATTCGCCAAACGTAAGTACCACCAAGCTTATTGTAATACGCATTTCCGTATCTTcagtaaaattagaaataattttgtttggcattcattattttgtttatttcttcGACAGCTGTTTACGTAAACGATTGTCGACGTCACACAGGAACTGAAGTGGGCAAagtattgaataataattgtttatatgGCTTTCTGCATGGTTAGGAcgatgtaatttataatataatatcgataaCTTTTGTTCACTGGTTTGAACATTAAATTACAGAAATctttacataaatatagatatttgtataacaatatattaataagcGACTACAAATAATTTTGACGTAGACAAAACGACATAATTTCTAGTAGATATTTCTAGtctaatagaaaatttcttttcacgGGTTTCAGCACTGACCGATAAGAACTTGAtacttatattaatatttgatatattccGGTACATAATTGAAACTTCACATAAATATCAAAGTATACTCTCAACGATGAATCTTCGCTATTAATATATCAATGCGCAATTACTAACAATTTTGGAAACGTTAATATATCAATAAGAAAGCTACCACAGCTTACAAAATTCTTATCGGTTTCTTatcaaagcatataaaaagCAACTATGTACCGACTTTTCCGCTCATCGTAAGCGATACATTAGCAGCTACCAAACTGGTAAAAGTTTAAACAAccaattaaatatatcaacAAGAAAGCAACAGCCACTTCTGAAATCCACATTTCCGTCtcactgaaaaaaaaaaaaaaaaaaaaaaggaaaaagagaatacAAAAACCTATCCTAACAAATACCTCAATTCTACGAAACACCGTTCTTCAAGACCAGATGGGCCATCTAAGCGAATTTAATGGCGTTCTACGGGCCAAAAAACCGATCACCGCAGAGATCCAGGAAGTTTACTGAAGCTAAAGCTTTCTAGATCAGAAGACTAGCGTCACACGGAAGTGGCAATCGCGCGTGCGCGACAACCGAAGCGAACGCTTGGACGTTCTCGCGCACGCGGTCTTTCGAAACAGTATTTTTAGAGAAGTGAGTCGCTGGCCGCAAGCGGCGACGGTAGTCAAGTGTCGCCGTTGACCCTAAGGAAATCGAACCCTGCGAACCATCCACGATTCGGATGACCACCGGTGAGTCCACTCGTGACAACCTAAATCGTCCTAAAAATCGTTCAATCTACGGAAGCAACAACCCAGTGACATGTTCGTCTCGCGTCCGCCATTTGAATTTCCTCTCGATACTATTTCACGTTTCGCAATTTCCTTTGACTTTCACGCAACACTCCCTCGTGATTGTACCGCGTAAACGCGTAgatgtttttaaattatactcGATAGATTGGAAGAGGTACGTCGGACCGTTCTTATGGATCTAAATTTGGATCGCGTGCCGAACCGCTCCGTACATCTATTTATGATGTATTTATGGCATCGGACTTGCGACTCGTGTTCACGTTTGTTTCGACCCGTGTTCTGTCTCTGTTGATCGTTTCTGCGGCAATTGCACCGGATTGTCTGTGAtttgttctctttttcctACTAATTTCTTGGCAGAATCGAATAATTTGAGAAATATGATAACATTTTGAACAAAGTGGACATTGCTTGGCTCCCTTCTGGTTTTAAACGCAAGTTTTCCAATGAGTTGGACGTTTGATATGGTCGGAGTAAATTTGTTTAACAATAGTACCATCGAGTCGTTTTATTAGCTCAAACGTTAATATTGGAAGCTTTGAAGAATTGGATTGGCGCAGTTGGTTCCTCGTTTCTGTTCTTCGTTTGTTACGTTTTCATTGCGCATccctttaattataataatctgCGTGTAACATATTTATTGTAGTATATTATAAGCTAATAGCTGTGTAATGGAggaaagttgaaaaaattAGATTGGTTGCCTCTTTGTTTTCGTTAGTTCCGTTGGGAAATGCGCGGCGCTTTTCGATCGTAGATCGAGTTATATTTAAGTCATATTTACATCGCGCCTCGTACCGCGAGGAAAGACTCGGCGGCACGCGAGTCATAAAGCTTGTTCGAGGATTCGCTGCCGTAAAAGATGTAGCTTTGATCTCCAGCAGGAAGGAAAAAACGGAATCTCAAGCATCGAAAGAAACAAGAGAGAAATTCCGTTCTCTGATTCATTCGTTTTTATTCGTAATAActacatttttacaaatttccttCTCTTCGTGGTTCGTTGTTGCTCGTTTTGTTAAAGAAGACTAACGgtagattttaaaataaaagatctaGACAGATATGTCTTCTAAAAATACGAGCTGACCCGGTCTGACTTTTTTCTTCTGTGCCAACTCGCTCACTCTACGGAGCTAATCGAGAGTTGGTATATTAGTGGCAACTAAAAGAATAGATTCGTTTATCTTCATATAGTTCTCGTGTTTCGTAACTCCACGGGGAGTAAAACTGATAACGTTATCGGAAAATTAGCGTCATTTGTAGTAAATGATAATAACGAGGTCTCGCGTGTGTTTAGGTGATATTCGTATCTCGATTTCGTGAAAGTTTAGACATTTTTATTGGAAACAGCTTTCACAGAAACAGAATGTTAAAATTTAGGATTATTAACTGAAAAAGGTGATCGAAAACAGTAAAGAGAAGCATTAAAAAGTTCTCATTTGGAAAATTACAGAATCGTGGACTGAACAAGTAGAATCCGTCTTTCGCGAAAATCCAGAATTCTCGACAATTACAAGCACCCAAAGACGTcgagaaaataatgaaaaaattctaCGGCAAATAATATTTAGGATTCTATCGACTTAAAACTCTATAAACTACGTGCTGTCATTCAAAGACCCTAGAATAATAAAGACTGAGGAATCATAGGATCAATCAATGGAATTAATAAACGAAGATAAGACTACAgttaataaaatgtacaaacCTTTGATTTGtatgatttgaaatattcttgcAGACACCTCGCAGCTTCTATTTCGAAACAGATCAAACGAAGCTCTTGTAAATCGCGACGTCAACGAAGAGATTAGCGTTTGCTAAGTAGAATAAGTACAGTATGGGTGCGGCTGGAAGTAGTAGCAGCGCACCGTTCTCGTCGGCAGCTTTGAGGAGACAAAGCGAGGAGACGTTTGTCTACGGGACTGAGGAATCCTGCTGTCCGGAATACGCGAACGAAAATATACGACAAAGGACGAGGACCAGCGCGTTCGACGTGGGTGAAGAACCTCGATCGCAggttaaatataaaacgaatatttatcGTGTTAGCTTCCGAGGAACGTCGAGACGAGACAAGCCACGAGAAAATGCTTTAAACACTGTTATATATcggattttattttaattcggtGGAATTTTGCAGGGTCCAAGTCCTTACGCGACCTTCAGAGGCGAAGAACGTTCCAGTCAAAGACCATCAGCACCGAGTTTGTCGAACTTGCGATCCCCACGACGAGAAACTTTGGTAAGCGAAGCTTTTATCTTAGGCTGCAGTTAAACAGAATAGCTGTAGACAGTTGGCTCGCGAAAATATATCGTCGTCCGTGATGAATCTTTGTGGATTCGGTGTACCGGAAATCCCAGGACCCAACGGAAGATAGATATCGTAAGTAGAAAGTAGAACGTAAACAAGTTCATAAATAAGATACTTAGGAGAATCCCATTTGCGTCGGAGTAGAATTAAAAGAGAAGTACAAAAGAAGTTTGGAATTTGTCCAGGGTGAAGACAATGGTTGTTCGTGCATTTTCAGTTGACAAATTTTCTAATAGATCACCTAATTCATACTTTGGAAGACTTTATGATCGATATACACGTACGTATATGGATATTCTTGGTTGCAAATATTGATATCAAGGGAGATACTTGGTCGaaagaatttgtaattttctatttgtgaATTCGAAAGGGTAGTTCAATGGAGAAATGTGCACACCACCTTTACGTctcgtatttcttttatttccagtACTTATCTTCTCTTTATGACTCAACT
The DNA window shown above is from Bombus fervidus isolate BK054 chromosome 8, iyBomFerv1, whole genome shotgun sequence and carries:
- the LOC139989719 gene encoding uncharacterized protein gives rise to the protein MYCCVRGTFHCQYINGVQFNKLKTKYRTDEDIAVCYTIQDRALPNVDYQFVYVSKEIEILGTSSYFRFIVIPNLRAIDRNLNTSDRGVDTVHDAHDGHPALIVSPTTSNAGKILRSSKSIDNFVESHRTCRSFVEHNQRTCRFCTKSVSFTTNRVQFLMLHNEQLVARMGRLTRDLELTEAAVKSEKMAQAVLTRRLQAYETFVADMFKCLNLRGTVKILDKTGHEIIVQKVKPKNLPPMRDETGDKPVPILEVPMLNQSSELKECNDGSTTNINEMEKVPRVSNLCETEDNEERVALKYFKDDGFSVKKEQNENEKNFEITLSVEEGQPQLDKEILISEAPIKKDREEQCDSYVTKEATGTTNQRGDEICTVNCKIEQPNGVEDELEDGKNIVYDDKKIVKELDSLITGDSSKCCCDCHLNMSKTCSSNKRFDNGNVNEWALQCECDLKVSDRMYQMIDNYAENQCTTREATKGGLSAILIKGRNTKFAVIKY